The genomic DNA GAAGCACAAGCGGTGCAAGAGAGAAGGCCTCCATGGTCTCATCAAGTGGAGAGCCTTCCAGCTGAGATTTCTTCAGGGTTGAAACCGTCCCTAGTCAGCCCACCAAAGGTAGAGTTGAAAGAGCTGCCAGCGCATCTAAAGTATGCATTCTTAGGAGAGGATCAGACTCTCCCGGTAATTATTGCAGCTAATTTGGAGAaagaacaagaagaagcattACTGAAGGTGCTGAAGACCCATCGAGCTGCGATCGGGTGGACTCTCGCTGATTTGAAAGGTATAAGTCCTTCTGTTTGTATGCATAAAATTATTACTGATGCAGATGCGAAGCCTGCACGGGATACACAAAGGAGGCTTAATCCTAACATGCGGGAAGTGGTAAAGAAAGAGGTAATCAAGTGGTTGGACCATGGGATCATATATCCCATTTCAGATAGCGCGTGGGTGAGTCCAACTCAAACGGTGCCGAAGAAAGCAGGCATTCAAATTGTCAAGGGAGATAATGGTGAGCAGATAGCCACCCGGCCAGTAACCGGGTGGCGGGTATGTATCGACTACCGGAAGCTAAACGCTGCCACATCAaaggatcactttcctttgccctttatTGACCAGATTGTCGAAAAATTATCAGGTCAGAAATTTTACTGCTTTCTTGATGGTTATTCAGGGTATAATCAAATTGCTATCCACCCAGATGACCAAGAAaagaccaccttcacatgcccctatggcacattcgcatttaggcgaatgccatttgggtTGTGCAACGCCCCagccacctttcaaaggtgtatgatgagcaTATTCTCGGATATGGTTGGGGACACCCTAGAGATATTTATGGATGACTTTTCGGTCTTTGGGTCATCATTTGATACATGTTTAGATGAACTATCTAGGGTATTAGAGAGATGTGTCCAAACGAATCTAGTGCTCAGTTGGGagaagagccattttatggttcaagagggtataGTGTTAGGACATGTCGTGTCAAGTAAGGGGATAGAAGTCGATAGAGCAAAAGTGAGAGTCATTTCTACTTTACCTCCCCCTACTAATGTGAAGGGCGTTCGTTCCTTTTTAGGACACGCCGGATTTTACCGTAGATTTATTAAGGGCTTTAGTGTCATAACGAAACCTTTATGTAATCTATTGTTAAAAGATGTTCCGTTCGAATTTGATGATAAATGTTTAAATGCTTTTAACGTATTAAAGGAACAATTGGTACaagccccaatcttgcaatcacccgattggtcaaagccgtttgaaataatgtgtgatgcaagcgattTCGCTATTGGGGCTGTACTTGGCCAACGAGTAGATAAGAAGCCGGTTGTTATTTACTACGCAAGCAAAACCCTCTCCGATGCTCAGTTGAATTATACCACAACGGAGAAGGAGTTGCTTGCTGTTGTTTATGCTTTGGATAAATTCCGGTCTTATATTTGTGGAAGCAAAGTAATTGTTTACTCTGATCATAGTGCAGTCAGGTATTtaatggagaaaaaggatgccAAACCGAGACTAATTCGGTGGGTCCTACTGTTGCAAGAGTTTGATCTCGAAATCAGAGACAAGAAGGGGTGTGAAAATGTAGTTGCTGACCACCTGTCACGACTACCGGTTGAAGTAGAGGAGTTCACACCCGAGATCAATGAGCATTTTCCGGATGAGTTTATAATGGCTGCGAGTTCCGGACCTTGGTATGCTAACTTTGCAAATTATCTTGTTTCAGGTACAATGCCGGATGCGTGGAATAAGCGTAGGAAACAACAATTCCTGTCACAGGTGAAGAATtatatttgggatgaaccggactTATTCCGAATTGGTGCTGATCAGATTATTAGAAGATGTGTGCCCGAGACAGAGTTCTTGGAAGTATTACAGCATGCTCATTCATCTGCATGTGGCGGTCACTTTAGCGGACAAAAGACCGGCCATAAAGTCCTTGAAGCTGGTCTTTATTGGCCAACCATGTTTAAAGACGCATTTGAGTTTGTTAAACATTGTCCGAATTGTCAAAAGATGGGTGGGAtttcaaaaagggatgaaatgccaatgcaaccaatcttggttgttgatatttttgatgtttggggaattgATTTTATGGGACCGTTTCCCAATTCGAATGGTAACCTATACATCTTAGTGGCGGTTGATTATGTTTCAAAGTGGATTGAAGCAATTGCCACTAAGACAAATGATCATACCGTTGTTTGCAAGTTTGTCCATTCAAACATCATTTCCAGGTTCGGGGTTCCTCGGGTGATAATTAGTGATGGAGGATCCCATTTTAAAAactttaattttggcaaactcttAAAACGGTATGGcgttgaccatcgaattgctacaccatatcatccacaaacgagTGGACAGGTTGAAGTGTCGAACAGGCAAAttaaagaaattttgcaaaagacggTGCGAACTGATCGTAAGGATTGGTCATCTAAACTGAATGACGCTTTATGGGCATATCGCACCGCTTATAAAACTCCTATCGGCACTACACCCTATCGTTTGGTGTATGGAAAGGGTTGCCATTTACCCTTAGAGATTGCACATCGTGCTTTGTGGGCTGTTAAACAAGTGAATACTGACTATTCTGATGCAGGTGCCCACAGGTTGTTGAAATTGAGTGAATTAGAGGAATTACGCAATGAGGCATATGACACCGCAGCCGCATACAAGGACAAGATGAAGGCGGTGCACGATGCAAAGCTGAGGCGTTTGACGTTTTCGGTAGGTCAAAGAGTTTGGTTATTTAACTCTCGCCTTAAACTGTTTCCAGGTAAATTAAGGAGTAAATGGACCGGACCATTTGTCATTACACGAGTCGGACAATACGGAGATGTGGAAATCGAGGATCCGAAGGATCAACGAAGACAAGTAGTTAATGGTCATCGGTTGAAACCGTATCTAGACGGTGATGATTTGAATCCGTTACCCGAAGAGGTGAGCTTTCTCGAAGGCGCACCGGAATACACGACCGACTGAGGGTCTACAgaggtctggctgaagaccttttaaacttagcgctctcgggaggcagcccgaggatgtagagtagtgtACTTTGGTTTGGTTTGTTCGGTAtgttgtgttttgacaggtttctGCGATTTAATCATCACTGATGCaataattcaagtgtggggatgttttgcAACATCCCTGGTGAGATATCAAAGAATCTATAGAATGCATCTATTCCGGTTGAAGCACAACAGCCGCATCACTACAGACAcatgatcaggtgcatgtgtttatctatcttactttgtttttggtgtgttttgttgtttttggtggtgtgaACCTTTGTTTTGTTTAGGGGatgtgtttggtttgttttgtgaTGAGTCAACAGCTCATTTAGGATAGTTGGTTTGTTTTCCCGGGCTTATATTTTAAaagcaccatacattggggacaatgtatcccaagtgtggggatgtgggagcccgggaaagggtttgTGGATAAAGCTTTGAAGCGATTGAAAGTGGTTGAAAtcgatgaaaatgaaaaaaaaaaattgaaaattttgaaaattttaaaaatttttcatcGCCTTAACAAGCTAATTGGATACGAAAACCTAAAGTTTCAATCACTAATAGGCTTCTTACCGGTAGTAAACTAGATTAGTCCCttgtcatggttgtccctttaagtttcatgagagtaggcTTGACAAGTGGTTTATAGGAAACGAGTTGAAAAGAGATGTCTATCTAGGGGTAACATGTTTTAATTGCATATGCTACATGTCGTCAACCTTTTTACTTTTTCTTGGTGAGATCTTGAGCCCGTAGATGGATAGGATACATTATATGATGAATTCATTTGTTGAGTGCAGGCTACgtgttattctgtgttagaacttgtgtgatTCGATCATGCTAAGATTGTGGATTTGACATGTGCACGTatatgataaaggcattaggattttCCCGTTACAACctttgtgtttgtgtttctttTGTGTTATTCACCAAATTTcccttagtagccctgttgagcctaaCTACCTTTCGTTTGTTCGCCCATTGTTTTTCGTGAAAAACCGACCGTGATGATATTgctataaaaaaatgaaaaaaaaaaaaaattgaaagaaaaaaaaaatatagaaaaatatgtgaagaaaaaaaaaatgaaaaaaagaaaagaacaaAATTATAAGTGTTGTGAATATCGTCTATgttcttgggtagaaaccaacccaatAATATAAGTTGTGTTTGAATAAAGTTATCACGGTTTGGTTATTGTTTGTGAGCcaattagaaaagaaaaaaatcaaaaataattTCCTACCTTTACCCTAAGCCCAAAACctgaaagtccttttgatatgtgccaTGTTagatgatacagtggaggtgtgattgtcatACAAGCCTATGATTACAGGAGTTCATGTTTGCTTATTGAGTGtttatatactagcacattacacgctagtccaGATATTAACCTGAGAGGAGAGTACATTGTGAGGGGTGTGTAGCATGTGTTAATTGTAAACATGTTAGTTTTAGATAGACAAGTCTTGAGTTTTGAAATTGAATCATTTACTTGTCAgactgtcaatctcgattgtgtcagtctatgggatgAGTATGACTTGGGACTGAACAGGTTGAATCGGTTAAGAGGTTTAGAGGTGTTGTTGCTATGGTGACTAGTTCTAGTTGGTTTGCTTGGGGACAAGCAAAGGCAAGTGTGGGAATgtgatggagagggtgaaacccgagCTTTATAGTGTCTAAATATAATGATTTATGTGTATTTGACGTGTTTATTTGCTTGGAATGAAGTGACTACGAGAATTTGGTGTTTTGTAGGTAAAGTACGTAATTCAGCGCAATTACGAGGGTTAAAGATGAAGGTGTGAGCATAGGATGTGATGTTGCAGCTTAAGAATGAGTTTTGAAGCTTATTCGGGTGGTATAAAGGCTCACGAGTGGAAGAAATGTAGAAAAGTGAAGTTCAAGGGCCTCGTGGTGATTAAATGAAAGTCAAAAGATGGTTCAATGGAACAAGGACATGGAATATCAAAGTTTAGAGGCCTTTTGGTAATTAAGTGAGATTTTATAGTTAACATGTGAAGGAAATGATAAGAAAGAAGTCTGAGGACCAATCGTGCAATTAGTGTTGAAAGTTGTATGTTGTGTGCGTGGGGGCTGCTAGTTGGACTATTTTGGCGGCCGACTCTTGTTTGGGGGAACGAGAATTGAAGGAACTCAGCATATTTTACAAGTGAAAACAAGAGGggattattatgattattattatttcaacatCATAATCATTATTCTTGGTTGAGAGGAGATCATGTGCACATGGGGGACTTTCGATGGCAGCAGGCAAAACAAAAGTCAACAATAATTAACATCACATTGAATAAAAAGAAGAGGCACATGTTGGACTCTCTTGGACGcatatgcaatgtaaaaatggaCGGCAAGAGGAGAGCTTTGATTGGGCCAACATGAAggacttttgg from Helianthus annuus cultivar XRQ/B chromosome 7, HanXRQr2.0-SUNRISE, whole genome shotgun sequence includes the following:
- the LOC118480306 gene encoding uncharacterized protein LOC118480306 — its product is MCDASDFAIGAVLGQRVDKKPVVIYYASKTLSDAQLNYTTTEKELLAVVYALDKFRSYICGSKVIVYSDHSAVRYLMEKKDAKPRLIRWVLLLQEFDLEIRDKKGCENVVADHLSRLPVEVEEFTPEINEHFPDEFIMAASSGPWYANFANYLVSGTMPDAWNKRRKQQFLSQVKNYIWDEPDLFRIGADQIIRRCVPETEFLEVLQHAHSSACGGHFSGQKTGHKVLEAGLYWPTMFKDAFEFGVPRVIISDGGSHFKNFNFGKLLKRYGVDHRIATPYHPQTSGQVEVSNRQIKEILQKTVRTDRKDWSSKLNDALWAYRTAYKTPIGTTPYRLVYGKGCHLPLEIAHRALWAVKQVNTDYSDAGAHRLLKLSELEELRNEAYDTAAAYKDKMKAVHDAKLRRLTFSVGQRVWLFNSRLKLFPGKLRSKWTGPFVITRVGQYGDVEIEDPKDQRRQVVNGHRLKPYLDGDDLNPLPEEVSFLEGAPEYTTD